Proteins encoded within one genomic window of Methanobacteriales archaeon HGW-Methanobacteriales-1:
- a CDS encoding glyoxalase — MLVVKYICSLLTVMDIQKSKEFYVDILNQEVDLDHGENISFKGGFAIHDRKHFQQLITGENKIFGPKNCVELYFESDDLDNIQNKLENINVTFLHKIYQQPWGQRVLRFYDPDDYIIEVGEPLEVVIIRYFKKGMNSEEISKRTSMPQEIVEVVLKSNS, encoded by the coding sequence ATTTTGGTAGTTAAATACATCTGTTCACTTCTAACTGTGATGGACATTCAGAAATCAAAAGAATTCTATGTAGATATTTTAAATCAAGAAGTCGATCTGGATCATGGAGAAAATATTTCTTTTAAAGGTGGCTTTGCTATTCATGACCGAAAACATTTTCAACAACTGATAACTGGAGAAAATAAAATTTTCGGGCCTAAAAATTGTGTAGAGCTATATTTTGAATCCGATGATCTGGATAATATCCAAAATAAATTAGAAAATATAAATGTTACTTTTTTGCATAAAATTTACCAACAACCATGGGGGCAGCGAGTACTGCGTTTCTATGACCCTGACGATTATATTATCGAAGTTGGTGAGCCCCTGGAGGTAGTAATTATTCGATATTTTAAAAAAGGAATGAATTCTGAAGAAATATCTAAAAGGACTTCTATGCCTCAAGAAATAGTAGAAGTAGTCTTAAAATCCAATTCATAA
- a CDS encoding aspartate aminotransferase, protein MTKKAEYSYKFADRMFKTPRSFVREILKVTENSEIISFAGGLPSPESFPVKSISQSVNKVLSEDGKDALQYSTTEGYRPLREYIAQRYSKYGLKVDANEILITNGSQQCLDLVGKIFLNKDDVVVLENPTYLAAIQAFSLYEPVFKTVPLLNDGANLDELEKILIEKNPEIFYSVTNFQNPTGITYSDKKRKELASLLKEHETVFIEDNPYGEIRFIGEDIPPVKSYLPEGILFGSFSKIVSPGMRLGWIVANEEVMDKLITVKQASDLHSNYFTQRIVYQYLKDNPVDNHIQKIRDLYQVQRNAMISMIEKYFPPNVQYTQPEGGMFIWVTLPEGISTLELFDMAIKKNVAFVPGQAFHADGGGENTMRLNFSNSDPESIEEGIKRLGMVIETFLSQNNLN, encoded by the coding sequence ATCATATCCTTTGCCGGTGGCCTTCCAAGTCCTGAAAGTTTTCCTGTAAAATCTATTTCCCAATCTGTAAATAAAGTTTTATCTGAAGATGGTAAAGATGCATTGCAATATAGTACCACTGAAGGTTACAGGCCACTTCGGGAATATATTGCCCAAAGATACTCTAAATATGGCCTGAAAGTTGATGCTAATGAAATATTAATTACCAATGGTTCTCAACAATGTCTGGATCTGGTTGGAAAAATCTTCTTAAACAAAGATGACGTAGTTGTTCTGGAAAATCCTACTTATTTAGCAGCAATACAAGCTTTTAGTTTATATGAACCAGTTTTTAAGACCGTGCCTCTGCTAAATGATGGTGCAAACCTTGATGAACTTGAAAAAATTTTAATTGAAAAAAATCCCGAAATATTTTACTCAGTTACTAATTTCCAGAATCCTACCGGAATAACTTACTCTGATAAAAAGCGAAAAGAATTGGCCAGTCTTTTAAAAGAACATGAGACTGTTTTTATAGAAGACAATCCCTACGGCGAAATAAGATTTATAGGTGAAGATATTCCCCCGGTGAAATCATATTTACCTGAAGGAATTCTTTTTGGTTCATTCTCTAAAATTGTATCTCCTGGAATGCGTTTAGGATGGATCGTGGCCAATGAAGAAGTTATGGATAAATTAATTACTGTAAAGCAGGCTTCTGATCTCCATTCAAACTATTTTACTCAAAGAATAGTTTATCAATACCTCAAAGACAATCCAGTTGATAATCATATCCAGAAAATAAGAGATCTTTACCAAGTTCAGCGAAATGCTATGATAAGTATGATAGAGAAGTATTTTCCCCCAAATGTCCAATATACCCAACCCGAAGGTGGAATGTTTATTTGGGTCACTTTGCCGGAAGGAATATCTACTTTAGAGTTGTTTGATATGGCAATAAAAAAAAATGTAGCATTTGTACCCGGCCAGGCATTCCATGCTGACGGTGGTGGTGAAAATACCATGCGTTTAAATTTCTCTAATTCGGATCCCGAAAGTATTGAAGAAGGCATAAAACGATTGGGAATGGTCATAGAAACGTTTTTATCCCAAAATAATTTAAATTAA